A genome region from Akkermansiaceae bacterium includes the following:
- a CDS encoding NADH-quinone oxidoreductase subunit H — translation MPELAINLAIIVTKVVFFTFLVVLPLVPLSVYFERRFSAIIQDRVGPNRVGIPLTLFGAKKDFHFFGLIQPIADGIKLFLKEDFTPDHVRKAFYWLAPALTVVPALITVCVVPFGPDVTLFGRTEKLVIADLDVGPLFVFAISSLTVYGITLAGWSSNSKFPFIGGVRSTAQMISYEICLGLSVIPVLLYFGTLNLNDIVQHQADNGWLLLPFWGESAPWNNGGDYSAWLFLIPAFIAFLIFTVSIFAETNRMPFDLPECETELVGGYHTEYSSMKFAMFFMGEYAAMVIGSALIITLFLGGWSAGFGMDAAIANFSIGDFRIGGFIHVGIFLTKLLAFILFFILVRWTVPRFRYDQLMKLGWVIFFEAALINVFLAALIIAAPGLNQVIIAVGFFLLVTVTAAIIWVAKFSEPPAKVLRA, via the coding sequence ATGCCCGAACTCGCCATCAACCTCGCGATCATCGTCACCAAGGTCGTGTTCTTCACCTTCCTGGTGGTGCTCCCCTTGGTGCCGCTCTCCGTTTATTTCGAGCGCCGCTTCTCCGCGATCATCCAGGACCGTGTCGGCCCGAACCGGGTCGGGATCCCGTTGACGCTTTTCGGGGCAAAGAAGGATTTCCATTTCTTCGGGCTCATCCAGCCCATCGCGGATGGCATCAAGCTCTTCCTGAAAGAGGATTTCACTCCCGACCATGTGAGGAAAGCCTTCTACTGGCTCGCCCCCGCCCTCACGGTCGTCCCGGCGCTCATCACCGTTTGCGTCGTCCCCTTCGGGCCGGATGTCACCCTCTTCGGACGCACCGAGAAACTCGTCATCGCCGATCTCGATGTCGGCCCGCTGTTCGTGTTCGCGATCTCCTCGCTCACGGTCTATGGCATCACCCTAGCCGGATGGTCATCGAATTCGAAATTTCCCTTCATCGGCGGCGTGCGCTCCACCGCCCAGATGATTTCCTACGAAATCTGCCTCGGCCTCTCGGTGATCCCCGTCCTGCTGTATTTCGGAACGCTCAACCTGAACGACATCGTCCAGCACCAGGCTGACAACGGCTGGCTCCTGCTGCCGTTCTGGGGTGAGTCGGCACCATGGAACAACGGCGGCGACTATTCCGCATGGCTTTTCCTAATCCCCGCCTTCATCGCGTTCCTGATCTTCACCGTCTCGATCTTCGCGGAAACCAACCGCATGCCCTTCGACCTTCCCGAGTGCGAGACGGAACTTGTCGGCGGCTACCACACGGAATATTCCTCGATGAAATTCGCGATGTTCTTCATGGGCGAATATGCGGCCATGGTGATCGGCTCCGCACTCATCATCACCCTTTTCCTCGGAGGCTGGTCTGCGGGCTTCGGCATGGATGCCGCAATCGCAAACTTCTCCATTGGCGACTTCCGCATCGGCGGCTTCATCCACGTCGGAATCTTCCTCACCAAGCTCCTCGCCTTCATCCTGTTCTTCATCCTCGTCCGCTGGACGGTGCCGCGCTTCCGCTACGACCAGCTCATGAAGCTCGGCTGGGTGATCTTCTTCGAAGCCGCGCTCATCAACGTCTTCCTCGCCGCACTCATCATCGCCGCCCCGGGACTCAACCAGGTCATCATAGCCGTCGGCTTTTTCC